In one Zalophus californianus isolate mZalCal1 chromosome 10, mZalCal1.pri.v2, whole genome shotgun sequence genomic region, the following are encoded:
- the B4GALT3 gene encoding beta-1,4-galactosyltransferase 3 produces the protein MLRRLLERPCTLALLVGSQLAVMMYLSLGGFRSLSALFGREQGPTFDYSHPHDVYSNLSHLPGAPVAPGAPPAPQGLPYCPERSPLLVGPVSVSFSPVPSLAEIVERNPRVEPGGRYRPAGCEPRSRTAVIVPHRAREHHLRLLLYHLHPFLQRQQLAYGIYVIHQAGNGTFNRAKLLNVGVREALRDEEWDCLFLHDVDLLPENDHNLYVCDPRGPRHVAVAMNKFGYSLPYPQYFGGVSALTPDQYLKMNGFPNEYWGWGGEDDDIATRVRLAGMKISRPPTSVGHYKMVKHRGDKGNEENPHRFDLLVRTQNSWTQDGMNSLTYRLLARELGPLYTNITADIGTDPRGPRTPSGPRYPPGSSQAFRQEMLQRRPPARPGPLPTANHTAPRGSH, from the exons ATGTTGCGGAGGCTGCTGGAGCGGCCCTGCACACTGGCCCTGCTTGTGGGCTCCCAGCTGGCTGTCATGATGTACCTGTCACTGGGGGGCTTCCGAAGCCTCAGTGCCCTATTTGGCCGAGAGCAGGGGCCGACATTTGACTATTCTCATCCACATGATGTCTACAGTAACCTCAGTCACCTACCTGGGGCCCCTGTTGCCCCAGGGGCCCCTCCAGCTCCTCAAGGTCTGCCCTACTGTCCAGAACGATCTCCTCTTTTAG TGGGTCCCGTGTCCGTGTCCTTTAGCCCAGTGCCGTCACTGGCAGAGATTGTGGAGAGGAATCCCCGGGTGGAACCGGGGGGCCGGTACCGCCCCGCCGGGTGTGAGCCCCGCTCCCGAACAGCCGTCATTGTGCCCCACCGGGCCCGGGAGCACCACCTGCGCCTGCTGCTCTACCACCTGCACCCCTTCCTGCAGCGTCAGCAGCTTGCTTACGGCATCTATGTCATCCACCAG GCTGGAAATGGAACATTTAACAGGGCCAAGCTGTTAAACGTTGGGGTGCGGGAGGCCCTGCGTGATGAGGAGTGGGACTGCCTGTTCTTGCACGACGTGGACCTTCTGCCCGAGAACGACCACAATTTGTATGTGTGTGACCCCCGGGGACCCCGGCATGTTGCTGTTGCCATGAACAAGTTCGGCTACAG CCTCCCGTACCCCCAGTACTTTGGAGGAGTCTCGGCGCTCACTCCTGACCAGTACCTGAAGATGAATGGCTTCCCCAATGAATACTGGGGCTGGGGTGGTGAGGATGACGACATTGCTACCAG GGTGCGTCTGGCTGGGATGAAGATCTCTCGCCCCCCCACGTCGGTGGGGCACTACAAGATGGTGAAGCATCGAGGCGATAAGGGCAACGAGGAAAACCCCCACAG ATTTGACCTCCTGGTCCGTACTCAGAATTCTTGGACACAAGATGGGATGAACTCACTGACATACCGATTGCTGGCTCGAGAGCTGGGCCCTCTCTATACCAACATCACGGCAGACATTGGAACTGACCCTCGGGGCCCCCGGACTCCCTCTGGCCCCCGTTACCCACCTGGTTCCTCCCAGGCCTTCCGTCAAGAGATGCTGCAGCGCCGgcccccagccaggcctggcccTCTGCCTACCGCCAACCACACAGCCCCCCGTGGTTCCCACTga
- the UFC1 gene encoding ubiquitin-fold modifier-conjugating enzyme 1 produces the protein MADEATRRVVSEIPVLKTNAGPRDRELWVQRLKEEYQSLIRYVENNKNADNDWFRLESNKEGTRWFGKCWYIHDLLKYEFDIEFDIPITYPTTAPEIAVPELDGKTAKMYRGGKICLTDHFKPLWARNVPKFGLAHLMALGLGPWLAVEIPDLIQKGVIQHKEKCNQ, from the exons ATGGCGGACGAGGCCACCCGGCGGGTGGTGTCCGAGATCCCGGTATTGAAGACTAACGCCGGACCTCGAGATCGTGAGTTGTGGGTGCAGCGACTCAAAGAGGAATATCAGTCTCTTATCCGG TATGTGGAGAACAACAAGAATGCAGACAATGATTGGTTCCGACTGGAGTCCAACAAGGAAGGGACTCG GTGGTTTGGGAAATGCTGGTACATCCATGACCTGCTCAAATATGAGTTTGACATTGAGTTTGAC ATTCCTATCACATATCCTACTACTGCTCCAGAAATTGCTGTCCCTGAACTGGATGGAAAAACCGCAAAGATGTACAG GGGTGGCAAAATATGCCTAACTGATCACTTTAAGCCTTTGTGGGCCAGGAACGTGCCCAAGTTTGGACTAGCTCATCTTATGGCTCTGGGG CTGGGTCCATGGCTGGCAGTGGAAATCCCCGATCTGATTCAGAAGGGCGTGATTCAGCATAAAGAGAAATGCAACCAATGA
- the PPOX gene encoding protoporphyrinogen oxidase isoform X1: MGRTVVVLGGGISGLAASYHLSRAPCPPKVVLVEGSERLGGWIRSVRGPGDAIFELGPRGIRPAGALGARTLLLVSELGLDSEVLPVRGDHPAAQNRFLYVGGALHALPSGLRGLFRPSPPFSKPLFWAGLKELTTPRGKDPDETVHSFAQRRLGPEVASLAMDSLCRGVFAGNSRELSIRSCFPSLFQAEQTHRSVLLGLLLGAGRGPQVDSALIRRARAERWSQWSLRGGLETLPQALNTHLTSRGVRVLRGQPVCGLSLQAEGHWKVSLGDSSLEADHVVSAVPASVLSRLLPAQAAPLARALSTIPAVSVAVVNLQYQGARLPVQGFGHLVPSSEDPGVLGIVYDSVAFPEQDGSPPGLRVTVMLGGSWLQTLEARGSVLSQELLRQQAQHAAATQLGLKEPPSHCLVHLHKNCIPQYTLGHWQKLEAATQFLASRRLPLTLAGASYEGVAVNDCIESGRQAAARVLGSEPNG, from the exons ATGGGCCGGACCGTGGTCGTGCTGGGCGGTGGCATCAGCGGCTTGGCCGCCAGTTACCACCTGAGCCGGGCCCCCTGTCCCCCCAAG GTGGTCCTGGTGGAGGGCAGTGAGCGTCTGGGAGGCTGGATCCGCTCGGTCCGAGGGCCAGGTGATGCTATCTTTGAACTTGGACCTCGAGGAATTCGGCCGGCGGGAGCCCTGGGAGCCCGGACCCTGCTCCTG GTTTCTGAGCTTGGCTTGGACTCAGAAGTGTTGCCTGTCCGGGGAGACCACCCAGCTGCCCAGAACAGGTTCCTGTATGTGGGTGGTGCCCTGCACGCGCTGCCGTCTGGCCTCAG GGGGTTATTCCGCCCTTCACCTCCCTTCTCCAAACCTCTGTTTTGGGCTGGACTGAAGGAGTTGACCACGCCCAGGGGCAAAGACCCTGATGAGACTGTGCACAGTTTTGCCCAGCGCCGCCTTGGACCTGAG GTGGCATCTCTAGCCATGGACAGTCTCTGCCGAGGAGTGTTTGCAGGCAACAGCCGGGAGCTCAGCATCAGGTCCTGCTTTCCCAGTCTCTTCCAAGCTGAGCAAACCCATCGTTCTGTTTTactggggctgctgctgggggcAG GCCGGGGCCCACAGGTGGACTCGGCACTCATTCGCCGGGCCCGAGCTGAGCGCTGGAGCCAGTGGTCACTGCGTGGAGGGCTGGAGACGTTGCCCCAGGCCCTTAACACCCACCTGACTAGTAGGGGGGTTCGTGTTCTCAGAGGGCAGCCTGTCTGTGGGCTCAGCCTCCAGGCAGAAGGGCACTGGAAG GTGTCTCTGGGGGACAGCAGTCTGGAGGCAGACCACGTGGTTAGCGCTGTTCCAGCTTCAG TGCTCAGCAGGCTGCTCCCTGCCCAGGCCGCACCTCTGGCCCGTGCCCTGAGCACCATCCCTGCTGTGTCCGTGGCTGTGGTGAACCTCCAGTACCAAGGAGCTCGTCTGCCTGTGCAG GGATTTGGACATTTGGTGCCATCTTCAGAAGACCCGGGCGTCCTGGGAATCGTGTATGACTCTGTTGCTTTTCCTGAGCAGGACGGGAGCCCCCCTGGCCTCCGTGTGACG GTGATGCTGGGAGGATCCTGGTTACAGACGCTGGAAGCCAGGGGCTCTGTCTTATCTCAGGAGCTGCTCCGACAGCAGGCACAGCACGCGGCTGCCACCCAGTTAGGGCTGAAGGAGCCACCAAGTCACTGCTTGGTCCACTTACACAAG AACTGCATCCCCCAGTATACGCTAGGCCACTGGCAAAAACTGG AGGCAGCGACCCAGTTCCTGGCTTCTCGGAGGCTGCCCTTGACTCTGGCTGGAGCCTCCTATGAGGGGGTTGCTGTCAATGACTGTATAGAGAGTGGACGCCAGGCAGCAGCCCGGGTCCTGGGCTCGGAGCCTAACGGCTGA
- the PPOX gene encoding protoporphyrinogen oxidase isoform X3: MDSLCRGVFAGNSRELSIRSCFPSLFQAEQTHRSVLLGLLLGAGRGPQVDSALIRRARAERWSQWSLRGGLETLPQALNTHLTSRGVRVLRGQPVCGLSLQAEGHWKVSLGDSSLEADHVVSAVPASVLSRLLPAQAAPLARALSTIPAVSVAVVNLQYQGARLPVQGFGHLVPSSEDPGVLGIVYDSVAFPEQDGSPPGLRVTVMLGGSWLQTLEARGSVLSQELLRQQAQHAAATQLGLKEPPSHCLVHLHKNCIPQYTLGHWQKLEAATQFLASRRLPLTLAGASYEGVAVNDCIESGRQAAARVLGSEPNG, encoded by the exons ATGGACAGTCTCTGCCGAGGAGTGTTTGCAGGCAACAGCCGGGAGCTCAGCATCAGGTCCTGCTTTCCCAGTCTCTTCCAAGCTGAGCAAACCCATCGTTCTGTTTTactggggctgctgctgggggcAG GCCGGGGCCCACAGGTGGACTCGGCACTCATTCGCCGGGCCCGAGCTGAGCGCTGGAGCCAGTGGTCACTGCGTGGAGGGCTGGAGACGTTGCCCCAGGCCCTTAACACCCACCTGACTAGTAGGGGGGTTCGTGTTCTCAGAGGGCAGCCTGTCTGTGGGCTCAGCCTCCAGGCAGAAGGGCACTGGAAG GTGTCTCTGGGGGACAGCAGTCTGGAGGCAGACCACGTGGTTAGCGCTGTTCCAGCTTCAG TGCTCAGCAGGCTGCTCCCTGCCCAGGCCGCACCTCTGGCCCGTGCCCTGAGCACCATCCCTGCTGTGTCCGTGGCTGTGGTGAACCTCCAGTACCAAGGAGCTCGTCTGCCTGTGCAG GGATTTGGACATTTGGTGCCATCTTCAGAAGACCCGGGCGTCCTGGGAATCGTGTATGACTCTGTTGCTTTTCCTGAGCAGGACGGGAGCCCCCCTGGCCTCCGTGTGACG GTGATGCTGGGAGGATCCTGGTTACAGACGCTGGAAGCCAGGGGCTCTGTCTTATCTCAGGAGCTGCTCCGACAGCAGGCACAGCACGCGGCTGCCACCCAGTTAGGGCTGAAGGAGCCACCAAGTCACTGCTTGGTCCACTTACACAAG AACTGCATCCCCCAGTATACGCTAGGCCACTGGCAAAAACTGG AGGCAGCGACCCAGTTCCTGGCTTCTCGGAGGCTGCCCTTGACTCTGGCTGGAGCCTCCTATGAGGGGGTTGCTGTCAATGACTGTATAGAGAGTGGACGCCAGGCAGCAGCCCGGGTCCTGGGCTCGGAGCCTAACGGCTGA
- the PPOX gene encoding protoporphyrinogen oxidase isoform X2: MLSLNLDLEEFGRREPWEPGPCSWMCGEQVSELGLDSEVLPVRGDHPAAQNRFLYVGGALHALPSGLRGLFRPSPPFSKPLFWAGLKELTTPRGKDPDETVHSFAQRRLGPEVASLAMDSLCRGVFAGNSRELSIRSCFPSLFQAEQTHRSVLLGLLLGAGRGPQVDSALIRRARAERWSQWSLRGGLETLPQALNTHLTSRGVRVLRGQPVCGLSLQAEGHWKVSLGDSSLEADHVVSAVPASVLSRLLPAQAAPLARALSTIPAVSVAVVNLQYQGARLPVQGFGHLVPSSEDPGVLGIVYDSVAFPEQDGSPPGLRVTVMLGGSWLQTLEARGSVLSQELLRQQAQHAAATQLGLKEPPSHCLVHLHKNCIPQYTLGHWQKLEAATQFLASRRLPLTLAGASYEGVAVNDCIESGRQAAARVLGSEPNG; the protein is encoded by the exons ATGCTATCTTTGAACTTGGACCTCGAGGAATTCGGCCGGCGGGAGCCCTGGGAGCCCGGACCCTGCTCCTG GATGTGTGGAGAGCAGGTTTCTGAGCTTGGCTTGGACTCAGAAGTGTTGCCTGTCCGGGGAGACCACCCAGCTGCCCAGAACAGGTTCCTGTATGTGGGTGGTGCCCTGCACGCGCTGCCGTCTGGCCTCAG GGGGTTATTCCGCCCTTCACCTCCCTTCTCCAAACCTCTGTTTTGGGCTGGACTGAAGGAGTTGACCACGCCCAGGGGCAAAGACCCTGATGAGACTGTGCACAGTTTTGCCCAGCGCCGCCTTGGACCTGAG GTGGCATCTCTAGCCATGGACAGTCTCTGCCGAGGAGTGTTTGCAGGCAACAGCCGGGAGCTCAGCATCAGGTCCTGCTTTCCCAGTCTCTTCCAAGCTGAGCAAACCCATCGTTCTGTTTTactggggctgctgctgggggcAG GCCGGGGCCCACAGGTGGACTCGGCACTCATTCGCCGGGCCCGAGCTGAGCGCTGGAGCCAGTGGTCACTGCGTGGAGGGCTGGAGACGTTGCCCCAGGCCCTTAACACCCACCTGACTAGTAGGGGGGTTCGTGTTCTCAGAGGGCAGCCTGTCTGTGGGCTCAGCCTCCAGGCAGAAGGGCACTGGAAG GTGTCTCTGGGGGACAGCAGTCTGGAGGCAGACCACGTGGTTAGCGCTGTTCCAGCTTCAG TGCTCAGCAGGCTGCTCCCTGCCCAGGCCGCACCTCTGGCCCGTGCCCTGAGCACCATCCCTGCTGTGTCCGTGGCTGTGGTGAACCTCCAGTACCAAGGAGCTCGTCTGCCTGTGCAG GGATTTGGACATTTGGTGCCATCTTCAGAAGACCCGGGCGTCCTGGGAATCGTGTATGACTCTGTTGCTTTTCCTGAGCAGGACGGGAGCCCCCCTGGCCTCCGTGTGACG GTGATGCTGGGAGGATCCTGGTTACAGACGCTGGAAGCCAGGGGCTCTGTCTTATCTCAGGAGCTGCTCCGACAGCAGGCACAGCACGCGGCTGCCACCCAGTTAGGGCTGAAGGAGCCACCAAGTCACTGCTTGGTCCACTTACACAAG AACTGCATCCCCCAGTATACGCTAGGCCACTGGCAAAAACTGG AGGCAGCGACCCAGTTCCTGGCTTCTCGGAGGCTGCCCTTGACTCTGGCTGGAGCCTCCTATGAGGGGGTTGCTGTCAATGACTGTATAGAGAGTGGACGCCAGGCAGCAGCCCGGGTCCTGGGCTCGGAGCCTAACGGCTGA
- the USP21 gene encoding ubiquitin carboxyl-terminal hydrolase 21 isoform X1, with translation MPQASEHRLGRTREPPVNVQPRVGSKLPFAPRARSKERRNPAPGPNPMLRPLPPRPGPPEERLKKLELGRGRTSGPRPRGPLRADHGVPLPGSPPPTVALPLPSRTNLARSKSVSSGDLRPMGIALGGHRGAGELGAALSRLALRPEPPTLRRSASLRRLGGFPGPPTLLSIRTEPPTSHGSFHVISARPSESFYSDDKMAHHTLLLGSGHVGLRNLGNTCFLNAVLQCLSSTRPLRDFCLRRDFRQEVPGGGRAQELTEAFADVIGALWHPDSCEAVNPTRFRAVFQKYVPSFSGYSQQDAQEFLKLLMERLHLEINRRGRRAPPILASSPAPSQSRRGGELLEEPELSDDDRANLMWKRYLEREDSKIVDLFVGQLKSCLKCQACGYRSTTFEVFCDLSLPIPKKGFAGGKVSLRDCFSLFTKEEELESENAPVCDRCRQKTRSTKKLTVQRFPRILVLHLNRFSASRGSIKKSSVGVDFPLQRLSLGDFASDKAGSPVYQLYALCNHSGSVHYGHYTALCRCQTGWHVYNDSRVSPVSENQVASSEGYVLFYQLMQEPPRGL, from the exons ATGCCCCAGGCCTCTGAGCACCGCCTGGGCCGGACCCGAGAGCCACCTGTTAATGTCCAGCCCCGAGTGGGATCCAAGCTACCATTTGCCCCAAGGGCCCGAAGCAAGGAGCGCCGAAACCCAGCCCCTGGGCCGAACCCCATGTTAAGACCTCTGCCTCCCCGGCCAGGTCCCCCTGAGGAACGGCTCAAGAAACTGGAGCTGGGACGGGGACGGACCTCAGGCCCTCGTCCCAGAGGACCCCTTCGGGCAGATCATGGAGTTCCCCTGCCTGGCTCACCACCCCCAACTGtggctctgcctctcccttccaggACCAACCTAGCTCGTTCCAAGTCTGTGAGCAGTGGCGACTTGCGTCCTATGGGGATTGCCTTGGGAGGGCATCGTGGTGCTGGAGAGCTAGGGGCTGCACTGAGCCGCTTGGCGCTCCGACCTGAGCCTCCCACTCTGAGACGTAGCGCCTCTCTCCGCCGCCTCGGGGGCTTTCCTGGTCCCCCCACCTTGCTCAGTATACGGACGGAGCCCCCTACTTCCCATGGCTCCTTCCACGTCATATCTGCCCGGCCCTCTGAGTCTTTCTACTCCGATGACAAAATG GCTCATCACACACTGCTTCTGGGCTCCGGCCATGTTGGCCTCCGAAATCTGGGGAACACG tGCTTCCTGAACGCAGTGCTACAGTGTTTGAGCAGCACTCGGCCTCTTCGGGACTTCTGTCTGCGAAGGGACTTCCGGCAAGAGGTGCCTGGAGGGGGCCGAGCCCAAGAGCTCACGGAAG CCTTCGCAGATGTGATTGGTGCCCTGTGGCACCCTGACTCCTGTGAAGCTGTGAATCCTACTCGATTCCGAGCTGTCTTCCAGAAATACGTTCCCTCCTTCTCTGGATACAG CCAGCAGGATGCCCAAGAGTTCCTGAAGCTCCTCATGGAGCGGCTACACCTCGAAATCAACCGACGGGGCCGCCGGGCTCCGCCAATCCTGGCCAGCAGTCCAGCGCCCTCTCAGTCCCGCCGGGGAGGAGAGCTGCTGGAGGAACCTGAGTTGAG TGATGATGACCGAGCCAACCTAATGTGGAAGCGCTACCTGGAGCGAGAAGACAGCAAGATTGTGG ACCTGTTTGTGGGCCAGTTGAAAAGTTGTCTCAAGTGCCAGGCCTGTGGGTATCGCTCCACGACCTTCGAGGTTTTTTGTGACCTGTCCCTGCCCATCCCCAAG aaagGATTTGCTGGGGGCAAGGTGTCTCTGCGGGATTGTTTCAGCCTTTTCACCAAGGAAGAGGAGCTAGAGTCAGAGAATGCTCCA GTGTGTGACCGATGCCGGCAGAAAACACGAAGTACCAAAAAGTTGACAGTACAGAGATTCCCCCGAATTCTCGTGCTCC ATCTTAATCGATTTTCCGCCTCCCGAGGCTCTATCAAGAAAAGTTCAGTAGGTGTGGATTTCCCGCTGCAGCGACTGAGCCTAGGGGACTTTGCCAGTGACAAAGCCG GAAGCCCCGTCTATCAGCTGTATGCCCTCTGCAACCACTCGGGCAGCGTCCACTATGGCCACTACACAGCCCTGTGCCGGTGCCAGACTGGTTGGCATGTGTACAATGACTCTCG TGTCTCCCCTGTCAGTGAAAACCAGGTGGCGTCCAGTGAGGGCTACGTGCTGTTCTACCAACTGATGCAGGAGCCACCCCGGGGCCTGTGA
- the USP21 gene encoding ubiquitin carboxyl-terminal hydrolase 21 isoform X2: MPQASEHRLGRTREPPVNVQPRVGSKLPFAPRARSKERRNPAPGPNPMLRPLPPRPGPPEERLKKLELGRGRTSGPRPRGPLRADHGVPLPGSPPPTVALPLPSRTNLARSKSVSSGDLRPMGIALGGHRGAGELGAALSRLALRPEPPTLRRSASLRRLGGFPGPPTLLSIRTEPPTSHGSFHVISARPSESFYSDDKMAHHTLLLGSGHVGLRNLGNTCFLNAVLQCLSSTRPLRDFCLRRDFRQEVPGGGRAQELTEAFADVIGALWHPDSCEAVNPTRFRAVFQKYVPSFSGYSQQDAQEFLKLLMERLHLEINRRGRRAPPILASSPAPSQSRRGGELLEEPELSDDDRANLMWKRYLEREDSKIVDLFVGQLKSCLKCQACGYRSTTFEVFCDLSLPIPKKGFAGGKVSLRDCFSLFTKEEELESENAPVCDRCRQKTRSTKKLTVQRFPRILVLHLNRFSASRGSIKKSSVGVDFPLQRLSLGDFASDKAGSPVYQLYALCNHSGSVHYGHYTALCRCQTGWHVYNDSRGWIQNWAELGVLLGPSSL, from the exons ATGCCCCAGGCCTCTGAGCACCGCCTGGGCCGGACCCGAGAGCCACCTGTTAATGTCCAGCCCCGAGTGGGATCCAAGCTACCATTTGCCCCAAGGGCCCGAAGCAAGGAGCGCCGAAACCCAGCCCCTGGGCCGAACCCCATGTTAAGACCTCTGCCTCCCCGGCCAGGTCCCCCTGAGGAACGGCTCAAGAAACTGGAGCTGGGACGGGGACGGACCTCAGGCCCTCGTCCCAGAGGACCCCTTCGGGCAGATCATGGAGTTCCCCTGCCTGGCTCACCACCCCCAACTGtggctctgcctctcccttccaggACCAACCTAGCTCGTTCCAAGTCTGTGAGCAGTGGCGACTTGCGTCCTATGGGGATTGCCTTGGGAGGGCATCGTGGTGCTGGAGAGCTAGGGGCTGCACTGAGCCGCTTGGCGCTCCGACCTGAGCCTCCCACTCTGAGACGTAGCGCCTCTCTCCGCCGCCTCGGGGGCTTTCCTGGTCCCCCCACCTTGCTCAGTATACGGACGGAGCCCCCTACTTCCCATGGCTCCTTCCACGTCATATCTGCCCGGCCCTCTGAGTCTTTCTACTCCGATGACAAAATG GCTCATCACACACTGCTTCTGGGCTCCGGCCATGTTGGCCTCCGAAATCTGGGGAACACG tGCTTCCTGAACGCAGTGCTACAGTGTTTGAGCAGCACTCGGCCTCTTCGGGACTTCTGTCTGCGAAGGGACTTCCGGCAAGAGGTGCCTGGAGGGGGCCGAGCCCAAGAGCTCACGGAAG CCTTCGCAGATGTGATTGGTGCCCTGTGGCACCCTGACTCCTGTGAAGCTGTGAATCCTACTCGATTCCGAGCTGTCTTCCAGAAATACGTTCCCTCCTTCTCTGGATACAG CCAGCAGGATGCCCAAGAGTTCCTGAAGCTCCTCATGGAGCGGCTACACCTCGAAATCAACCGACGGGGCCGCCGGGCTCCGCCAATCCTGGCCAGCAGTCCAGCGCCCTCTCAGTCCCGCCGGGGAGGAGAGCTGCTGGAGGAACCTGAGTTGAG TGATGATGACCGAGCCAACCTAATGTGGAAGCGCTACCTGGAGCGAGAAGACAGCAAGATTGTGG ACCTGTTTGTGGGCCAGTTGAAAAGTTGTCTCAAGTGCCAGGCCTGTGGGTATCGCTCCACGACCTTCGAGGTTTTTTGTGACCTGTCCCTGCCCATCCCCAAG aaagGATTTGCTGGGGGCAAGGTGTCTCTGCGGGATTGTTTCAGCCTTTTCACCAAGGAAGAGGAGCTAGAGTCAGAGAATGCTCCA GTGTGTGACCGATGCCGGCAGAAAACACGAAGTACCAAAAAGTTGACAGTACAGAGATTCCCCCGAATTCTCGTGCTCC ATCTTAATCGATTTTCCGCCTCCCGAGGCTCTATCAAGAAAAGTTCAGTAGGTGTGGATTTCCCGCTGCAGCGACTGAGCCTAGGGGACTTTGCCAGTGACAAAGCCG GAAGCCCCGTCTATCAGCTGTATGCCCTCTGCAACCACTCGGGCAGCGTCCACTATGGCCACTACACAGCCCTGTGCCGGTGCCAGACTGGTTGGCATGTGTACAATGACTCTCG GGGGTGGATACAGAACTGGGCCGAATTGGGAGTGCTCCTCGGACCCAGTTCCCTCTGA